The Leptospira selangorensis sequence ACAAATTTTAAGGATTATTCCGAAATTTTCGAGAATCGTGTAGGCGCGGAGAAGAAGGAGGGGATCTCCGTAATTCCCTCCACCTACTTGCAAAAATCTTAATTTATTCTTTGATCCTTACTTTTAATAATCTTCTTCTGAGGCGTATTTCTTCTTCTAAAGATCTGGATAAGGCTTCGAACTTTTTGTTTTGAAGATCTATATTCTCAACCAATGTTTCGTACATCGGATTGGTTTTTCCATCCGGAACTAAGAAGTTCGGTTTTAGTTCTCCTTCAGTATAGACCTTAAAAGACGCTACGTTTGCATCTTCATCTATGAATAACACAGCTCCTCCGTGAGAAGACATCGGTTGTATTGTATCTACTACCCAACCACCTGTGTTAAACACTTCTTTGCCGGGAATTTTTAAACCTAGGTCTTGGGTTTCGACTGCAAACGGTTTATGTGTATGGCCAAAAATGAAAGTATAATCATTCGGGAATTCTCTTTTGGTTTTTTGTGTCTCCGCTTTCCATTGTGCAGGAAGAGTTTCTCCCAAATAAGAATTCATATTATGGACTACTTCGTCACTTAGCACGGAATCAGACATTCCTCTTTCTGCCTGTCCCACTTTGACTACAACCTTAGTAAGGATAGATCTAAGCACCCATGCAAAAATCGTTTTGAGAAAGAGGGCAACTTTTAGATTTCGAACAGCGTAATCTGCTACATTTTTCGCTAACCGGCTCACCGCTTTTTCATCTTGCAGCATATCATAAATGAGCCCGATACCTGTTCCTACTTTTCCAGATCTTCCAAGTGTAGACCAAAAGAAGTCAATCCATGCAAAGTTCTCTCTTTCTAATACGTAGATGGATGTCGGATTCGGAACCTCTTTTTGTTTTCGGAAAGGGATATAATTTCCCATCTTTGTCCAAACAGATTGAGTAGGCTTCGGTTTATCCTTGTCCTCATCCATTTCGGGTAACAGAACTCTTTGGACCGTGCTCATCAAAGAATAGATGTTTTCCAAAAAATGTCCGTGAGTTAAGAACACAGAACGTTTTCCGTTTTTAGAAGGGATTTCCAGATTTGGATAAGCGATCACCGCTTCCGCCTTCTTTAATTTTTTATTCCTTCTTAAAATTCCGGTAAGTAAGTCGGATTGAATGAAGTCTGGATTTACCATCTTTGTGGTATGCCATGTTTGATTGATATACTGATTCGGCTTTAGGTTTGCGATATACTCCATGTACTGCTTTTCTCTCGCAGTTTCCCAAAGATGGTGATCGTGATTGCCCGGGATATAAACAATACTTTCTGAAAAATGATGTTTGGTTTCTTTATATGCAATATCCAAAAATCTTTCGAAGGTCATGGATGCTTCGTTAATATCACCTAATGCTAATTCAAGTACGTCGCCTAATAATATGAATTGAGGCGGCTTTGAAGAACCATTTACCGAGTGAACGATATGTTTTAAACAGTTGAGAAGTTCGGCAAGTGCAGGCGAAGTTTTTTGAGGATTTACTTTGAATCGATCTGAATCTTTTACCGGATCCGGAAACTCTTCGATGTATGTAAGTAAACTGTTATATGCTCCTAGGTGAATGTCGGAGATAACGATATATTTAATTTTACTCTTAGGCATT is a genomic window containing:
- a CDS encoding metallophosphoesterase; this translates as MPKSKIKYIVISDIHLGAYNSLLTYIEEFPDPVKDSDRFKVNPQKTSPALAELLNCLKHIVHSVNGSSKPPQFILLGDVLELALGDINEASMTFERFLDIAYKETKHHFSESIVYIPGNHDHHLWETAREKQYMEYIANLKPNQYINQTWHTTKMVNPDFIQSDLLTGILRRNKKLKKAEAVIAYPNLEIPSKNGKRSVFLTHGHFLENIYSLMSTVQRVLLPEMDEDKDKPKPTQSVWTKMGNYIPFRKQKEVPNPTSIYVLERENFAWIDFFWSTLGRSGKVGTGIGLIYDMLQDEKAVSRLAKNVADYAVRNLKVALFLKTIFAWVLRSILTKVVVKVGQAERGMSDSVLSDEVVHNMNSYLGETLPAQWKAETQKTKREFPNDYTFIFGHTHKPFAVETQDLGLKIPGKEVFNTGGWVVDTIQPMSSHGGAVLFIDEDANVASFKVYTEGELKPNFLVPDGKTNPMYETLVENIDLQNKKFEALSRSLEEEIRLRRRLLKVRIKE